One part of the Candidatus Mancarchaeum acidiphilum genome encodes these proteins:
- a CDS encoding DUF4870 domain-containing protein: MSAKSKKSVSGDSTDNLTFLITYLLEWLTGVIVYFTVGQKDKRARFHAIQAIVLGIVSIVLSFILDFVFLPLSGIVVLLIWLYGMYIGYEAYKGVDIKVPILSDYLK, from the coding sequence ATGTCTGCAAAATCTAAAAAGAGTGTTTCTGGAGATAGTACTGACAATTTAACCTTTTTGATAACTTATCTGCTTGAATGGCTGACTGGTGTAATAGTATATTTCACAGTAGGACAGAAAGATAAAAGAGCAAGATTTCATGCAATACAAGCTATAGTGCTTGGCATAGTGTCTATAGTATTAAGCTTTATATTGGATTTTGTATTCCTTCCTTTGTCCGGAATTGTAGTTTTGTTAATATGGTTATACGGAATGTATATAGGTTATGAAGCTTACAAAGGCGTGGATATAAAGGTTCCAATACTATCAGATTACTTAAAGTAA
- the tmk gene encoding dTMP kinase yields MFIVIEGVDGAGKTTQVNILKGKVVGGKSVRTTKEPTDGKIGKLIRELLSGKNLDNLKMQLLFAADREEHLNSLIKDSIDSNEILVSDRYIFSSLSYGIASGLDAQWLIGVNSQFPVPDMTIIIDLEPDVSLSRISARDSKEAFENIKFLTEVRKAYKFLAGKYSNCFIIDGSKSIDEVQQTIIELINTNLK; encoded by the coding sequence GTGTTTATTGTTATAGAAGGTGTAGATGGAGCGGGCAAGACAACCCAAGTTAATATCTTGAAAGGAAAAGTTGTTGGTGGAAAATCAGTCAGGACAACAAAAGAGCCTACAGATGGAAAGATTGGAAAGCTCATAAGAGAATTGCTTTCAGGTAAGAATTTGGACAACTTAAAGATGCAGCTTCTGTTTGCAGCGGATAGAGAAGAGCATTTAAATAGCCTTATAAAAGACAGCATTGACTCTAATGAGATACTGGTTTCCGACAGGTACATCTTTTCTTCCTTGTCCTATGGGATAGCTTCGGGATTAGATGCGCAATGGCTTATTGGAGTGAATTCTCAGTTTCCTGTGCCCGATATGACTATAATAATAGATCTTGAACCAGATGTAAGCTTAAGCAGGATAAGTGCAAGAGATTCGAAGGAGGCTTTCGAAAACATTAAATTTTTGACAGAAGTTAGGAAGGCTTATAAATTTTTGGCTGGAAAATATAGTAACTGCTTTATAATAGATGGAAGCAAATCCATAGATGAGGTACAGCAGACTATAATTGAACTTATAAATACTAATTTGAAATAA
- a CDS encoding AAA family ATPase, translating into MIIGFTGMPGSGKSDASLYLKEHHNFSIVNMGEVVRRTMNEKGIKITNESLRAFSGQLRDEMGRDATAKLTADFLLKLHGNICIDGIRGPEEVAYFKKVLDGKRFYLIAITAPDDIRYKRLAERGRYDDPHTLKGLKERDEKEKGFGVEAAMKMADIVISNTQSPTFFHEDLDKMIVKLKSDWLI; encoded by the coding sequence ATGATAATAGGATTTACTGGGATGCCAGGAAGCGGCAAAAGCGATGCCTCACTATATCTAAAGGAACACCACAATTTTTCTATAGTAAACATGGGGGAAGTTGTAAGGAGGACTATGAATGAAAAAGGAATAAAGATAACTAACGAAAGCTTAAGGGCTTTTTCTGGGCAGCTTAGGGATGAGATGGGAAGGGATGCGACAGCAAAATTGACTGCTGACTTTTTGCTCAAGCTGCATGGCAATATATGCATAGATGGCATAAGAGGACCTGAGGAGGTTGCATACTTCAAAAAGGTCCTTGATGGCAAAAGATTTTACCTTATTGCCATAACAGCACCTGATGATATAAGGTATAAGAGATTGGCAGAGAGGGGAAGGTACGATGATCCCCATACATTAAAAGGATTGAAGGAGAGGGATGAAAAGGAAAAGGGATTTGGTGTTGAAGCGGCTATGAAAATGGCTGATATAGTTATATCAAATACACAGAGTCCCACATTTTTCCATGAAGATCTGGATAAAATGATAGTAAAGCTAAAAAGCGACTGGCTAATATAG
- a CDS encoding M13 family metallopeptidase → MPKNIGFSIKDMDLSVDPFEDFYKYSAGSWIKSHPLPKDKIRIDSFYELHDRNQLILKEITESCAYGKARYKNAKIIRDFYLSYIDDKTVEGLKFKPISSIMDKIASMSSKSQLPEIVASIIPFGAMPFFDINSSPDDRNSSVYALYLWQGGITLPERDYYLSKNFSAILEKYKEHIEEMFRIYGKAYKSPELSAKAVLKLETSLAKASRSSADTRDAIKNYNKASVKEVSSKYANFNIIKMFKSLGVNKIPYFVLGQPEFFTAFDKMVKESSLDDIKAYLQWNVLHASAPLLHKKVKDESFRFFNKELLGQKKRSPKWKRALSLIESLIGEALGEVYVKDNFTDRSRKEAERLFKDIKQSFRARIQKVDWMSNQTKSKAIDKLDSINAKIGYPIKFRDYSKLKTSPKDLFGNKMNAYMLEFNRDMSRIGKEVDKNEWLMNAYEVNAYYDQSKNEIVLPAGIFQPPFFDYKKDFAINYGAIGGVIGHELTHGFDDQGSKYDKFGNINEWWTKADRKNFGERAGKIVELYDSLEIMPNVKLDGRLTLGENIADLGGISIAYDALKSRMKEAMPYKAGGFNREQLFFISWSQLWKGNTSEGALKMLSKVDPHSPDKFRGTVPPVTHPEFPGTFKQKSKLKKPKYKFKYVNLW, encoded by the coding sequence ATGCCCAAAAATATCGGATTCTCAATAAAGGATATGGATCTTTCGGTTGACCCATTTGAAGATTTCTATAAGTACTCGGCAGGATCATGGATAAAAAGCCATCCGTTGCCAAAGGACAAAATACGCATCGACTCATTCTACGAACTTCACGACAGAAACCAACTTATACTGAAGGAGATAACTGAATCATGTGCGTATGGAAAGGCAAGGTACAAGAACGCAAAGATAATACGCGATTTCTATCTTTCGTATATTGATGATAAAACAGTGGAGGGATTAAAATTCAAACCAATAAGCAGCATCATGGACAAGATAGCATCCATGAGCAGCAAATCACAGCTGCCCGAAATCGTGGCATCTATAATACCGTTTGGGGCAATGCCTTTCTTCGATATTAATTCTTCTCCGGATGACCGGAACAGCAGCGTCTACGCATTGTACCTGTGGCAGGGAGGAATCACCCTGCCTGAAAGGGATTATTACTTAAGCAAAAATTTCTCAGCAATACTTGAGAAATACAAGGAACATATAGAAGAAATGTTCAGGATCTATGGAAAAGCATACAAATCTCCGGAACTATCCGCCAAGGCCGTACTGAAATTGGAAACTTCCCTTGCAAAAGCCAGCAGGAGTTCCGCGGACACGAGAGATGCGATTAAAAATTACAACAAAGCATCAGTAAAAGAGGTTTCATCAAAATATGCAAATTTCAATATAATAAAGATGTTCAAATCCCTCGGGGTAAATAAAATTCCATACTTTGTATTAGGGCAGCCCGAGTTCTTTACCGCATTTGACAAAATGGTAAAGGAAAGCAGCTTAGATGACATAAAAGCATACCTTCAATGGAATGTACTACATGCATCTGCTCCATTGCTTCATAAAAAGGTAAAAGATGAAAGTTTTAGGTTCTTCAATAAAGAGCTGCTGGGCCAGAAAAAAAGGAGCCCTAAATGGAAAAGGGCACTCTCTCTTATAGAATCCTTAATTGGTGAGGCTCTGGGGGAAGTATATGTTAAGGATAATTTTACAGACCGGAGCAGGAAGGAGGCGGAGAGGCTATTCAAGGACATCAAACAATCATTCAGGGCAAGGATACAGAAAGTGGATTGGATGAGTAACCAAACAAAAAGCAAGGCGATTGACAAGCTCGATTCAATAAATGCTAAGATAGGATACCCAATAAAGTTCAGGGATTATTCAAAATTAAAGACTTCCCCAAAAGACCTGTTTGGGAATAAAATGAATGCATACATGCTCGAGTTTAACCGTGATATGAGTAGGATAGGAAAAGAGGTTGACAAGAACGAATGGCTGATGAATGCATACGAGGTAAATGCATATTACGACCAATCAAAGAATGAGATAGTCCTTCCAGCAGGGATATTCCAGCCTCCTTTCTTTGATTACAAGAAAGATTTTGCGATAAACTACGGAGCTATAGGAGGAGTGATAGGGCACGAGCTGACACATGGATTTGATGACCAAGGAAGCAAGTACGACAAGTTTGGCAATATCAACGAGTGGTGGACCAAAGCGGACAGGAAGAATTTCGGCGAGCGTGCAGGCAAGATAGTGGAATTATACGATTCACTTGAGATAATGCCAAATGTAAAGCTGGATGGAAGGCTCACATTGGGAGAGAATATTGCGGACTTGGGTGGCATAAGCATAGCATATGACGCATTGAAGAGCAGGATGAAAGAAGCAATGCCCTACAAGGCAGGAGGATTTAACAGAGAGCAATTATTCTTCATATCGTGGTCGCAGCTTTGGAAGGGAAATACAAGCGAAGGCGCACTGAAGATGCTTTCTAAGGTCGATCCTCATTCACCAGACAAATTCAGGGGAACGGTGCCTCCAGTAACGCATCCAGAATTCCCTGGAACATTCAAGCAGAAGTCAAAGCTAAAGAAGCCAAAATATAAATTCAAATACGTAAACTTGTGGTAA